From Acidobacteriota bacterium, one genomic window encodes:
- a CDS encoding TonB-dependent receptor: MCTSPAVSQVNSTGTISGRVVDSQGNVVSGATVSIVEQQTNVETKLTTNGSGFYSAGFLKPGSYSVKVSAPGFESVLSSGLTLQTGQVLGQDISLKVGQVSETVNVSTGAPLLNTESGELGNVISHEPVVQLPLNGRNFSQLALLVPGVNSGSVGGVRASGGGNETQRAGTSMTANGARGSFNLYMINGIQDVDQSVGTAKVFPNLEDIQEFKVQVGNSDAQFASGGAVVNVVTRSGSNSFHGSVFEFIRNSALDARGYFDSAKPPFQQNQFGASVGGPIKKDKLFFFTDYQGLITHTAPTAITSVPTAAMRAGNFQGFANIYDPATYNATTKTRTPFANNQIDPSRFDPVAVNLLQALPSPNLPGNANNFRYNNLQVNVQHQYDVRLDYVVSAKDSVFFQYTNGRADVSYPKTPVKIGNAFNPLAFAGANRNNHAPSLQATLQETHMFSSSLVNEFALGYTRFVLRVSPLDMGYNTSQALGLQGANTASNTDGTGLSSLSISGFSGYSASFQPEIVPQNSIQLSDNVLFNYGSHAFRFGFSGVHNNFGFNQLQAPSGALTFSGTYSNTTITDPITNKTTTVGGSGFADFLLGIPVSASKSLLPQGMPYVSYTDVGAYAQDTWRLTPRLTAVLGVRYDLFTSPIDRKDRISNFVPAGGTISAVAGSTGTIALANQGGYSRAIIQTRKMNFTPRVSLAYKLGSKTVVRSAFGSYFFNEQGTGSSARLFLNYPFAQTFTTACSSSTPCLNTSTGIPLAPSASNVPVAVYFPLSNHTPYVNQWNLTIENQVTNSLVVRGSYVGSKGTHLGIALNENVPIPGAGNVQANSPYPAYSTIQSWENRGVSSYNALQLSAEQRAWHGLQYLAAYTWSRSLDEGSGGNSSSSESRVNIQNPRNLSADYGLSDFDHRHRFTFSPVYELPFGRGRQYGANVNSLLDGVIGGWDLTGIVTLQSGAPFSVSMSSNASLNTNTFLRPDRVCNGNKPAGSRTLAAYYDTSCFKNPAQYQFGNTGRNILIGPSYQTIDAGLHKDFHIKEALGMQFRAEFFNLFNTANFGFPSNSIGSAAAGKISSLALGATARQVQFAARFHW, encoded by the coding sequence ATGTGTACGTCCCCGGCGGTCTCGCAAGTCAACTCAACCGGTACGATATCCGGTCGTGTAGTTGACTCGCAGGGCAACGTGGTGAGTGGCGCCACGGTGAGCATTGTCGAGCAGCAGACAAATGTCGAGACGAAGCTGACGACCAATGGCTCGGGATTCTATTCCGCCGGTTTTCTAAAGCCTGGCAGCTATTCGGTGAAGGTCAGCGCCCCGGGCTTTGAAAGCGTGCTGAGCAGCGGTCTGACCCTACAGACCGGGCAGGTTTTGGGGCAGGATATTTCGCTGAAGGTTGGCCAGGTAAGCGAAACAGTTAACGTGAGTACAGGCGCTCCTCTGCTCAATACAGAGTCTGGTGAGCTGGGCAACGTGATCTCGCATGAGCCTGTGGTGCAGCTACCTTTGAATGGCCGCAACTTCTCGCAGCTTGCTTTGCTGGTGCCGGGCGTGAATTCGGGATCGGTAGGAGGTGTGCGCGCAAGCGGCGGCGGCAACGAGACACAGCGTGCAGGCACATCGATGACGGCGAATGGCGCGCGTGGAAGCTTTAACCTTTACATGATCAACGGTATCCAGGACGTGGACCAGTCCGTCGGAACAGCCAAGGTGTTTCCCAACCTGGAAGACATTCAGGAGTTCAAGGTGCAGGTCGGTAATTCCGATGCGCAGTTTGCCTCGGGTGGAGCTGTAGTCAATGTAGTGACGCGGTCCGGATCCAATTCGTTTCATGGATCGGTTTTTGAGTTTATCCGTAACTCTGCGCTGGATGCGCGTGGATACTTCGATTCGGCGAAGCCGCCGTTTCAGCAAAATCAGTTCGGCGCATCGGTAGGAGGGCCGATAAAGAAGGACAAGCTGTTCTTCTTTACTGACTACCAGGGGTTGATTACGCATACCGCGCCTACTGCCATTACGAGCGTTCCCACCGCCGCGATGCGTGCGGGAAACTTTCAGGGATTTGCCAATATCTACGACCCCGCGACGTACAACGCGACGACCAAGACGCGCACACCATTTGCAAACAACCAGATAGATCCTTCGCGCTTCGATCCAGTCGCTGTGAATCTGCTGCAGGCCCTGCCTTCGCCGAACCTTCCGGGCAATGCAAACAACTTCCGCTATAACAATCTGCAAGTCAATGTTCAGCATCAGTACGATGTACGACTGGATTACGTTGTGTCCGCTAAGGACAGCGTCTTCTTTCAGTACACGAACGGGCGTGCTGACGTTAGTTATCCAAAGACGCCGGTAAAGATTGGGAACGCGTTCAATCCCCTGGCATTTGCTGGGGCTAACCGCAACAATCATGCTCCCAGCTTGCAGGCAACGTTGCAGGAGACGCACATGTTCTCGTCTTCGCTGGTGAACGAGTTCGCGCTGGGCTATACACGATTTGTGCTTCGCGTCTCCCCGCTCGATATGGGGTACAACACGTCGCAGGCCCTCGGTCTGCAGGGCGCAAACACCGCGTCGAACACGGACGGGACCGGCCTGTCTTCGCTGAGCATCTCAGGCTTCAGCGGATACAGCGCCAGCTTCCAGCCTGAGATCGTTCCTCAGAACTCGATTCAGCTTTCGGACAACGTGCTGTTCAACTATGGCTCGCATGCCTTCCGCTTCGGGTTTAGCGGAGTGCACAATAACTTCGGCTTCAACCAATTGCAGGCCCCATCGGGCGCATTGACCTTCTCGGGAACTTATAGCAATACGACGATCACTGATCCTATTACCAACAAAACGACTACTGTTGGCGGCTCGGGTTTCGCCGACTTCCTTCTGGGTATTCCAGTGAGCGCATCCAAGTCCCTCCTGCCGCAGGGTATGCCTTACGTCAGCTACACCGACGTGGGAGCGTACGCGCAGGACACATGGCGCCTGACGCCGCGCCTGACCGCGGTACTTGGCGTGCGCTATGACCTCTTCACCTCGCCCATAGACCGCAAGGACCGCATCTCCAACTTTGTCCCCGCTGGCGGGACCATCTCTGCCGTGGCGGGCAGTACGGGAACGATTGCTCTTGCGAATCAGGGCGGTTACAGCCGGGCGATTATCCAGACGCGCAAGATGAACTTTACGCCCCGCGTCAGCCTCGCCTACAAGCTGGGAAGCAAGACGGTGGTTCGCAGCGCCTTCGGCTCGTACTTCTTCAACGAGCAGGGAACAGGCTCTTCGGCGCGGCTTTTTCTCAACTATCCGTTTGCGCAGACCTTCACGACAGCGTGCTCGTCGTCCACCCCCTGCCTTAACACCTCGACCGGCATTCCGCTTGCTCCGTCGGCCAGCAATGTCCCTGTCGCCGTCTACTTCCCGCTGTCCAATCACACGCCGTATGTGAACCAGTGGAACCTTACTATTGAGAATCAGGTAACGAACTCGCTCGTTGTGCGTGGCTCTTATGTGGGATCAAAGGGAACGCATCTTGGCATTGCGCTCAATGAGAACGTGCCGATCCCCGGGGCGGGTAATGTGCAGGCGAACTCTCCCTATCCTGCCTACTCCACCATCCAGTCATGGGAGAATCGGGGCGTTTCGAGCTACAACGCGCTCCAGCTCTCGGCGGAGCAACGCGCGTGGCACGGCTTGCAGTACCTTGCCGCCTATACGTGGAGCCGCAGTCTCGATGAAGGATCGGGCGGCAACTCGTCATCGAGCGAATCGCGCGTCAATATCCAGAACCCGCGAAACCTCTCAGCCGACTACGGACTTTCGGACTTCGACCACCGCCATCGCTTTACCTTCAGTCCCGTATATGAACTCCCTTTCGGCCGCGGACGCCAATATGGGGCTAATGTCAACTCACTGTTGGATGGTGTTATTGGTGGATGGGACCTGACTGGGATCGTCACGTTGCAAAGCGGAGCTCCATTCTCAGTTTCCATGTCGTCAAATGCGTCGTTGAACACAAACACGTTCCTGCGCCCAGACCGTGTGTGCAATGGCAATAAGCCAGCCGGATCTCGAACGCTTGCGGCTTATTACGATACGAGCTGCTTTAAGAATCCCGCGCAGTATCAGTTTGGCAATACCGGCCGCAATATCCTGATAGGCCCCAGCTATCAGACGATCGATGCCGGCCTGCATAAGGACTTCCACATCAAGGAAGCTCTGGGTATGCAGTTCAGGGCGGAGTTCTTCAATCTCTTCAACACGGCAAACTTCGGCTTCCCGAGCAATAGCATTGGATCAGCGGCGGCAGGCAAAATCTCCTCCCTCGCCCTCGGTGCGACGGCACGGCAAGTGCAATTCGCCGCTCGCTTCCACTGGTAG
- a CDS encoding fucose isomerase, which translates to MKQVYLVTSGDLRQSANEVCWPAQYELEAALTKAFADNGCELIRAFPYDSGKRHGFIFSQRMGMDVFANIPADAPLVFATAAWQYTHHVLPGMRSHRGPMLTVANWSGKWPGLVGLLNLNGSLIKAGVSFSTLWSENFTDAFALNGLREWIGTGRINHDLSHVTSFDRKAAANDARELGEKLATELLRKKIILGVFDEGCMGMYNAIIDDELLNRSGFFKERLSQSALYARMRTISDASAHAVRSWLDKKGLHFNTGKDEAIELTDAQILEQCRMYIAALQIADEFGCDSIGIQYQQGLKDLVPASDLVEGLLNNPDRPPVKTADGRELYAGNALPHFNEVDECAGVDAVITNHCWQALGLDPSTTLHDVRWGKDYNGNFVWLWQISGAAPASHFVDGYAGSESDRQPAMYFPLGGGTLKGIGRPGDIVWSRVFVEGGTLHMDIGLAKVVTLPTEETEARWSEVTKEWPMVSVVTEGVDRNGFMARHRANHVSIAYAGSREEALKALTVKASMGVALGISVHCCGIKL; encoded by the coding sequence ATGAAGCAGGTATATCTCGTTACAAGCGGCGATCTTCGGCAGAGCGCCAATGAAGTTTGCTGGCCCGCGCAGTATGAGCTGGAAGCCGCTTTGACGAAGGCGTTCGCGGACAACGGTTGTGAGCTCATTCGCGCCTTCCCCTATGATTCCGGAAAGAGGCACGGCTTTATCTTCAGCCAGCGCATGGGAATGGACGTCTTCGCAAACATACCGGCGGATGCGCCGCTGGTCTTTGCTACGGCCGCATGGCAATACACGCACCATGTGCTGCCGGGGATGCGTTCGCACCGCGGTCCCATGCTGACGGTGGCCAACTGGTCTGGCAAATGGCCAGGCCTGGTTGGCCTGTTGAACCTGAATGGCTCCTTAATTAAAGCTGGCGTAAGCTTCTCGACGCTGTGGAGCGAAAACTTTACAGATGCCTTCGCCCTCAATGGCCTGCGTGAATGGATCGGTACGGGAAGGATCAATCACGATCTGTCGCATGTGACTTCGTTTGACAGAAAAGCGGCGGCGAATGATGCACGCGAGTTGGGCGAAAAGCTTGCAACGGAGTTATTGCGAAAGAAGATTATTCTTGGCGTCTTCGATGAAGGCTGCATGGGGATGTATAACGCCATCATCGACGATGAGCTATTGAATCGCTCGGGCTTCTTCAAGGAGAGGCTGAGCCAATCGGCGCTGTATGCGCGAATGCGCACGATCAGCGATGCGAGCGCTCACGCGGTGCGTTCCTGGCTGGATAAGAAGGGGTTGCATTTCAATACCGGTAAAGACGAGGCGATTGAGCTGACGGATGCTCAAATCCTTGAGCAGTGCCGTATGTATATTGCGGCACTGCAAATTGCGGATGAGTTTGGTTGCGACAGTATCGGGATTCAATATCAGCAGGGGTTGAAAGACCTTGTACCCGCATCCGATCTGGTCGAGGGTCTGTTGAACAATCCAGACCGCCCTCCGGTGAAGACTGCTGACGGACGCGAACTCTATGCTGGCAATGCTCTGCCCCACTTCAACGAAGTTGACGAGTGCGCCGGCGTCGATGCGGTCATTACGAACCACTGCTGGCAGGCGCTTGGGCTTGATCCTTCCACTACACTGCACGATGTGCGATGGGGCAAGGACTATAACGGCAACTTCGTCTGGCTGTGGCAGATCTCGGGCGCCGCACCGGCGAGCCACTTTGTTGATGGATACGCAGGTTCAGAGAGCGATCGCCAGCCGGCGATGTATTTCCCGCTTGGAGGAGGCACTCTCAAAGGCATTGGCAGGCCGGGCGACATCGTATGGAGCCGCGTCTTTGTGGAGGGTGGGACTCTGCATATGGATATTGGGCTTGCGAAGGTGGTCACGTTGCCCACTGAAGAGACGGAAGCCCGATGGAGTGAGGTCACGAAGGAGTGGCCGATGGTGAGCGTTGTTACAGAAGGCGTGGACCGGAATGGATTTATGGCGCGCCACCGTGCCAACCATGTCAGCATCGCCTATGCCGGGAGCCGCGAAGAGGCGCTAAAGGCGCTTACTGTCAAAGCAAGCATGGGTGTGGCCCTGGGGATCTCGGTTCACTGTTGCGGAATAAAACTGTAG
- a CDS encoding dihydrodipicolinate synthase family protein encodes MTGYVGVFAALLAPRNAAGKLDTVDLRRQIESLSVDTVSGYAINGATGEFPFSTPEELAESLSIARKIAPSKRLLVGIGAGDVRGAVLRGKIAADSGADGVLLSMPSFFPYRQDDLRSFSLAVADQLSVPVLLYNLPQFTSGLEVETTMDLLQSHDNIVGVKDSSGSLDTVRAITESKLNATRIIGNDGVLCEALALGLCDAVVSGVACTLPELMTKIFHGTPGSEEFVRNRSLLDEFIGHISHLPTPWGLKVTSEVRGFARASYPFPLSAGRRSEVEELQTWFRSWMNQAINSQAGAR; translated from the coding sequence ATGACGGGATATGTTGGCGTCTTTGCAGCACTTTTAGCGCCGCGTAATGCAGCGGGCAAGCTGGATACTGTAGATCTGCGAAGACAGATTGAATCGCTTTCAGTCGATACGGTATCTGGTTATGCCATCAATGGAGCGACGGGTGAGTTTCCATTCTCGACTCCGGAGGAGTTGGCGGAGTCGCTCAGCATCGCACGAAAGATAGCTCCCTCCAAAAGACTTCTGGTTGGCATTGGCGCGGGCGATGTGCGCGGTGCCGTTCTACGAGGAAAGATTGCAGCCGATAGCGGCGCAGACGGTGTGTTGCTGTCAATGCCAAGCTTTTTCCCTTATCGGCAGGACGACCTTCGCTCGTTTTCACTTGCAGTTGCGGATCAACTCAGCGTGCCGGTGCTTCTCTATAATCTTCCGCAGTTCACATCTGGCCTTGAAGTTGAAACGACCATGGATCTTCTCCAATCCCACGACAACATTGTTGGAGTGAAGGATAGTAGCGGCTCCCTGGATACAGTACGCGCTATCACTGAGTCCAAGCTCAATGCGACGCGAATCATTGGAAACGACGGTGTGTTATGCGAGGCGTTGGCGCTGGGTTTATGCGATGCTGTCGTTTCGGGAGTGGCATGCACGCTACCCGAATTGATGACGAAGATATTTCATGGCACACCCGGCAGCGAGGAGTTTGTCCGCAACCGCTCGCTGTTGGATGAATTCATTGGGCATATTTCACATCTGCCCACGCCATGGGGATTGAAGGTCACCAGCGAGGTGCGAGGCTTTGCCAGGGCGAGTTATCCTTTTCCCTTATCAGCCGGCCGGCGATCAGAGGTAGAAGAATTGCAGACATGGTTTCGCTCATGGATGAATCAGGCAATAAACAGTCAGGCAGGTGCAAGATGA
- a CDS encoding ferrochelatase: MSKAVLLLAHGTPNVLGEMAEYLGKVTGGRALPDSVVEELKHRYAQIGLADIPGAEPPPLTKWSLAQGNLLQETLGDTPVYVAMRNWHPYIADVVETMRADGVTHIRAICLAPQNSRTSVGLYRRALMTAAAGMEVEFVAGWAEHPLLAQAFAEKLWPVWAEACAESGQRVPVLFTAHSVPCRTIMTGEASIAGARPGTPMQNTPDPYPVEAKRTAAMVAERLGVVGLNEGDWYFAFQSQGVSGGPWIGPTVEETLTALKKEGHVGVVIQPVGFLCDHVEILYDIDIAFRELAAELGLKLWRAESLNDSPILVRALADIAFEADIALLDDSQAVRAV, translated from the coding sequence ATGAGCAAGGCTGTGCTTCTGCTGGCACACGGGACGCCGAATGTTCTGGGCGAGATGGCCGAGTACCTTGGCAAGGTGACAGGCGGCCGTGCATTGCCCGATTCCGTCGTCGAAGAGCTGAAGCATCGATATGCACAGATTGGACTGGCGGACATCCCAGGAGCGGAGCCTCCACCGCTGACGAAGTGGTCGCTCGCTCAAGGAAACCTGCTGCAAGAGACCCTTGGCGATACTCCCGTCTATGTGGCCATGCGTAACTGGCATCCCTATATCGCCGATGTTGTGGAGACTATGCGGGCCGACGGCGTCACGCACATTCGCGCGATTTGTCTTGCGCCGCAGAACTCGCGAACCAGCGTTGGGCTGTACCGCCGCGCATTGATGACAGCGGCGGCCGGCATGGAGGTGGAGTTTGTTGCCGGCTGGGCGGAGCACCCGCTGCTGGCGCAGGCATTCGCCGAGAAGCTATGGCCTGTCTGGGCGGAGGCCTGCGCCGAATCGGGACAACGGGTTCCCGTACTGTTCACTGCCCACAGTGTTCCCTGCCGGACGATCATGACCGGCGAGGCGTCGATTGCTGGCGCGCGTCCGGGTACTCCGATGCAAAATACGCCCGATCCATACCCGGTAGAGGCCAAGCGCACTGCGGCCATGGTTGCCGAGCGACTTGGTGTTGTTGGCCTGAACGAAGGCGATTGGTACTTCGCCTTCCAGAGCCAGGGCGTAAGCGGCGGTCCATGGATAGGACCAACGGTTGAAGAGACCCTGACCGCTTTGAAAAAAGAAGGGCATGTTGGCGTTGTTATACAACCGGTTGGATTTCTCTGCGATCACGTCGAGATCCTATACGACATCGATATCGCCTTTCGTGAGCTCGCCGCAGAGCTCGGACTCAAGCTGTGGCGAGCGGAGAGTTTGAACGACTCTCCCATACTGGTTCGTGCACTGGCCGATATTGCTTTCGAGGCTGATATCGCACTGCTCGACGATTCCCAGGCTGTGAGGGCTGTGTGA
- the hemE gene encoding uroporphyrinogen decarboxylase, which yields MTSTSRFVRACLRQPVDRTPVWLLRQAGRYMPEYMAVRKHHSLLEICRTPEIASEVTITAAERLGVDAAIIFADLLLPFTPMGVDFEFLAGEGPVVHSPVRTLEQVRALRTDRVGELAYVAEAIDRVARHFSSPRADDDQLGIIGFCGAPFTLASYMIEGGSSRNYVETKRMMYGDSLAWPLLMEKLVEVLVGYAAQQVEAGADVIQIFDSWAGALSVTDYREYCLGPSTELVKRIQALGVPVIYFGVDTASLLPAMRKTGADVIGLDWRIPLNEGWKAIGEGCAVQGNLDPIALFAPEDVLRARVREVIEAAAGRPGHIFNLGHGIVPGTPVENVIKTVQWVKEFTAR from the coding sequence ATGACGAGCACGAGCCGGTTTGTGCGGGCCTGCCTGCGGCAGCCTGTGGACAGAACTCCTGTATGGCTGCTCCGCCAGGCCGGGCGATACATGCCGGAGTATATGGCAGTCCGGAAGCATCATTCTTTGCTGGAGATATGCAGAACGCCTGAGATTGCGTCTGAAGTTACGATTACGGCTGCTGAGCGGTTGGGGGTCGACGCCGCCATCATCTTTGCCGATCTTTTGCTGCCCTTTACCCCAATGGGTGTTGACTTCGAGTTTCTCGCTGGCGAGGGTCCGGTTGTTCATTCGCCCGTGCGCACTCTTGAGCAAGTACGAGCTCTTCGAACTGATCGCGTGGGAGAACTGGCTTACGTCGCCGAAGCAATAGACCGGGTGGCACGACACTTCTCTTCTCCGCGGGCTGACGACGATCAGCTTGGCATCATCGGATTCTGCGGCGCCCCATTTACCCTGGCGAGCTACATGATCGAAGGCGGGTCCTCTCGCAACTACGTTGAAACCAAGCGCATGATGTACGGTGACAGCCTTGCCTGGCCATTGCTGATGGAAAAGCTGGTTGAGGTCCTGGTGGGGTATGCAGCGCAGCAGGTCGAGGCCGGCGCGGACGTGATACAGATATTCGATAGCTGGGCTGGAGCACTCAGCGTGACGGATTACCGCGAGTACTGCCTGGGACCATCGACGGAGCTTGTGAAGAGAATCCAGGCCCTCGGCGTACCGGTAATTTACTTTGGCGTCGATACGGCATCGCTTCTACCGGCGATGCGCAAGACAGGGGCGGACGTCATTGGCCTCGATTGGCGTATTCCTTTGAACGAAGGATGGAAGGCTATCGGCGAAGGGTGCGCGGTGCAAGGCAATCTCGACCCAATTGCCTTGTTCGCTCCTGAAGACGTGCTGCGTGCGCGCGTGCGCGAGGTGATCGAGGCGGCGGCGGGAAGACCCGGGCACATCTTCAACCTGGGCCACGGCATCGTTCCTGGCACTCCGGTAGAGAATGTTATTAAGACAGTGCAGTGGGTGAAGGAGTTCACCGCGCGATGA
- a CDS encoding inorganic diphosphatase codes for MPNYLELPVGPESPEVINAVIEIPLEGINKYEYDKELHVFRLDRNLYSPVHYPGDYGFIPSTLGDDGDPLDVLVLVDTPSFPGCVMEVRPIGLLEMRDQGLGDEKVLAVGKGNPRYKDVWNFSEIYPHILKEMTHFFSIYKDLEGKRVEVKGWRDASFARAKVLEAQQRYIDNQVESGLKAAPVR; via the coding sequence ATGCCGAACTATCTTGAGCTTCCTGTGGGCCCAGAATCGCCCGAAGTGATCAACGCCGTTATCGAAATTCCTCTTGAGGGAATCAATAAATACGAGTACGACAAGGAACTCCACGTCTTCCGCCTCGACCGCAACCTCTACTCCCCTGTCCATTACCCCGGCGACTACGGCTTTATCCCTTCTACACTGGGCGACGATGGCGATCCGCTCGACGTGCTGGTGCTGGTCGATACTCCGAGCTTTCCCGGCTGCGTGATGGAGGTTCGTCCGATCGGCCTGCTCGAGATGCGCGATCAGGGCTTGGGAGACGAAAAGGTGCTAGCAGTCGGCAAAGGCAATCCCCGCTACAAAGACGTCTGGAACTTCTCCGAGATCTATCCGCACATCCTTAAAGAGATGACCCACTTTTTCTCGATTTACAAGGACCTCGAGGGCAAGCGGGTCGAAGTGAAGGGGTGGCGGGATGCTTCGTTTGCTCGTGCCAAGGTCCTTGAGGCGCAGCAGCGCTATATCGATAACCAGGTAGAGAGCGGCTTGAAGGCTGCGCCAGTCAGGTAA
- the purS gene encoding phosphoribosylformylglycinamidine synthase subunit PurS has translation MKAHVYVTLKRTVLDAQGQTIADALRRMQYQGVADVRQGKYFVLTLNDGLKAVDAEAEIARIAREVLTNPVIEDYSFRLED, from the coding sequence ATGAAGGCCCATGTCTATGTCACGCTGAAACGAACGGTATTGGATGCCCAGGGGCAGACGATTGCGGATGCTCTGCGCCGGATGCAGTACCAAGGTGTCGCCGATGTGCGACAGGGAAAATACTTTGTTCTGACCTTGAACGATGGTCTGAAGGCCGTCGATGCCGAGGCTGAAATTGCTCGAATCGCTCGAGAGGTGTTAACGAATCCCGTGATCGAGGACTACAGCTTTCGCTTAGAAGACTGA
- a CDS encoding MFS transporter produces MANPRTKWITIGLLWFVFLFNYADRQAIFSLFPLIKTEMQLTDVQLGILGSCFMWMYALCGPFTGWITDRLSRKWLILGSLIFWSAVTAATAIAHSYSEMVWCRALGGLGEAFYFPAAMAMISDYHGPATRSRAMSLHQTAVYAGSIMGGSVSALVGQHSGWRASFVAFGGCGIVLGLVLMFLLKEPVRGQSELQTSGPVSKKKTSIALKEILGNRVVLALIAVFMGANFVAVVFLTWLPTFLYQKFHMSLSMAGLNASLYLQAASLLGVLCGGYLADRFSRKRGGGRQLAQFIGLLMGAPFLFLTGWTLSVPVLVLAMIGFGYFKGLYDANIIAGLYDVVAIENRGTAAGIANSLGWLGGGLAPVIIAVGAAKFGMSACISATAAIYLVIAIATLLVAKHLERARRTGAVS; encoded by the coding sequence ATAGCGAACCCTCGCACAAAATGGATAACGATTGGCCTGCTGTGGTTTGTCTTTCTGTTCAACTATGCAGACCGCCAGGCCATCTTCTCCTTATTCCCTCTGATCAAAACGGAGATGCAGCTTACGGATGTCCAACTGGGCATCCTGGGCTCGTGCTTCATGTGGATGTATGCGCTCTGCGGGCCGTTTACCGGGTGGATCACGGACAGGCTGTCGCGAAAATGGCTCATACTCGGAAGCCTGATCTTCTGGTCTGCCGTGACGGCGGCAACAGCGATCGCGCATTCGTATTCGGAGATGGTCTGGTGCCGGGCGCTCGGCGGATTGGGCGAAGCCTTCTATTTTCCCGCTGCCATGGCGATGATCAGCGATTATCACGGTCCGGCGACGCGGTCGCGCGCGATGTCTCTGCATCAGACGGCGGTATATGCGGGCAGCATCATGGGTGGTTCGGTGTCAGCACTGGTGGGGCAACATAGCGGGTGGCGTGCCAGCTTTGTTGCCTTTGGCGGGTGCGGCATCGTTCTCGGCCTTGTCTTGATGTTTTTACTGAAAGAGCCGGTGAGAGGGCAGTCAGAACTACAGACGAGTGGGCCCGTATCGAAGAAAAAAACTTCGATCGCTTTGAAAGAGATTCTCGGGAACCGAGTTGTTCTGGCGCTCATTGCGGTTTTTATGGGAGCCAATTTTGTGGCTGTCGTCTTTCTCACATGGCTGCCGACATTTCTCTATCAGAAGTTCCACATGAGCCTTTCCATGGCGGGATTGAATGCCAGCTTGTATCTGCAGGCAGCGTCTCTGCTCGGTGTTCTGTGTGGCGGCTATCTCGCTGATCGCTTTTCGAGGAAACGAGGCGGCGGCAGGCAACTGGCACAGTTTATCGGGCTGCTGATGGGAGCGCCGTTTTTATTTTTGACAGGGTGGACCCTCTCCGTACCCGTACTTGTGCTGGCAATGATCGGCTTCGGGTACTTCAAAGGGCTGTACGATGCCAACATCATTGCTGGTCTCTATGACGTGGTGGCAATAGAAAATCGAGGGACTGCGGCTGGCATCGCGAACTCTCTGGGGTGGCTCGGAGGAGGACTGGCTCCGGTGATCATCGCGGTGGGTGCGGCAAAGTTCGGCATGAGCGCATGTATCAGCGCGACGGCCGCGATCTATCTTGTCATTGCCATAGCAACATTGCTTGTCGCGAAACATCTCGAGCGAGCGCGGCGCACAGGTGCAGTGAGCTGA